Part of the Amycolatopsis sp. 195334CR genome is shown below.
CACGCCGGGCGGCGCGGTCACCACCTCCGTCGCACTGGTGCTGGCCGCGGCGGCCGTGGTGGCCACCTTCCTGGTCGACGTGCTGGCGGCCGCGATCACCGGCGGCATCCTCCTGCTGGCGCTGGCGTACTTCTGGTTCTACAGCAGGCACCACCTGGTCGCCTCCGCGCCGGAAGAGGAGTTCGCCGCCATCTCCGAGGCGGAGTCGGACCTGGCCTGACCCGCCTACCATGGGGTGATGGAGCTGGGCACGATCGGCCTGCCGGAGATCATCGACGCCTGGATGCAGCAGCCGGGGGCCCGGTTCATGGCGGAGCCCTGGCTGGATTCGGTGCTCCGCTGGACCGGGACCGCCCGCATGGCTCCGCCGTTGCAGGCGACGCTGTCCGAGATGGACACCGCGGGCGTGCGGGCCGGGCTGCTGTCGGCCTGGTACTCGCCGCGCGGGCCGCTGATCACCAACGACGAGGTCGCCGAGGTGGTCGAGCGGTACCCGGCCCGGTTCGCGGGCATCGCGTCGGTGGACCTCGCCGATCCGATGGGCGCGGTCCGCGAGATCCGCCGCTGCGTGCGCGACCTCGGTTTTGTCGGGGTGCGGGTGGTGCCGTGGTTGTGGAACCTGCCGCCCAACGACCGCCGCTACTACCCCGTCTACGTCGCGTGCGTGGAGCTCGGGGTGCCGTTCTGCACGCAGCTCGGGCACACCGGGCCGCTGTGCCCGTCCGAACCCGGTCGCCCGATCCCCTATCTGGACGAGGTGCTGCTGGACTTCCCGGAGCTGGTGGTGGTCGGCGGGCACGTCGGCTTCCCCTGGTTGAACGAGGTGCTGTCGCTGGCGATGAAGTACCCGAACTTCCACATCGACACCTCCGCGTACGCGCTGCACCGCCTGCCCGGCGAACTCGCCGAGTACGCCAGGGGGCGCGGGCGGACCCGCGTGCTGTTCGGCTCCAACTACCCGATGATCACGCCGGGCGACTGCCTCAAGCAGCTCGACAAACTCGAGCTGGGTGCCGAAGCGAAAGAACTGTTCCTCGGCGGCAACGCCCGGCGGATCTTCAATCTGCAGCTTTGAGGGCCACCAGCCCGAAAACCACGGCGGTGATCACCCCGAGCAACCTCAGCCAGCTGCCCGCGGAGATCCCGAACTCCGCCACGTCGACCAGCCGCACGTACGAACCACTGGCGAAGAACCCGACGCCCTCCGCGAGCGCGGCCAGCACCCCGACGATCGGGGTCCACCGCCAGCGCACCAGCACGAACAACGCGGCCACCAGCATGATCACCAGCGCGGGCGGGACCGCGGGCATGACCACCCCGCCGAGCTTCGCCACCACCAGCCCCGCCGACGCCATCAGCAGGCCGGCGATCGTCGCCCGTCTTGCCGCGAGCGCTCCCCGCTTCTCAGTACCAGTGCTCATTTCCGCATCCCGTCGTCGATTCGGTGTGACTCGACGAGGGTCGCGGAAGCGGGCTGGTCGCGGCGTCCGTCGGGGGACGGCTTCGCGGGCTACGGCGTGAGACGTACCGGGCGGTTCTCCCGGCGCGACAGGTCGCACGCCTCGGCGATGTGGAAGGCGGCCAGCGCGTCCCCGACCGTGCAGGGGCTGGGGATCCGGCCCGCCACCACCTCGGTGAACGCCTCCAGCTCGCGGACGTAGGACGCCCGGAAGCGCTCCATGAAACCGGGGTACGCCGGACCGGACGGCCAGGCAACGCCCTCTTCGGCCGAGGTCAGCGGCAGCCGCTCGTCCATGCCGACCGCGATGCTGCCCGCCGAACCGAGCACCTCCAGCCGCACGTCGTACCCGGCGGCGTTGTACCTGGTCAGCGACACCGTGGCGAGGGTGCCGTCGTCCATGGTGAGCACCACGGCCGCGGTGTCCACGTCACCGGCGGCGGCGAAGAACTCGGCCCCGCGGTTGCCGCCGAACGCGAAGACCTCGGTCACCTCGTGCCCGGTCACCCAGCGGATGATGTCGAAGTCGTGCACCCCGCAGTCGCGGAAGAGGCCGCCCGAGCCCGGCACGTACTCGGCGGGCGGCGGCGCCGGGTCCAGTGTGGTCGCGCGCAGGGTGTGCAGCCAGCCCAGTTCGCCGGCGGTGACCGCCCGGCGGGCGGCCGCGTACCCCGGGTCGAACCGCCGCTGGAAGCCGATCTGCACCGGCACCTCGGTTTCGGCCACCCGGTCCACCACGGCCCGCGTACCGGCCACGTCCCCGGCGACCGGCTTCTCGCAGAACACCGGCAGGCCCGCGCTCACCCCGCGGATGATCAGTTCGGGGTGCGCGTCGGTGGCGGCGGCGATGACCACGCCGTCCAGCCCGGCGGTGAACAGCTCGTCGATGCTGCCCGCCGCCTCGACCTCCAGCTTGGCGGCGGTCGCCCGCGCGCGCTCGGTGTCCGCGTCGGCCACCACCACCGAGGTGACGGCGGGCAGCTGCCTGAGGATGTCGGCGTGCGCCGAACCGATCCGGCCGGTGCCGGCGAGTCCAAGCCTCATCTTAGGAAGATCCCTTACTTCAACGGCGGGAAAGTACTAGTCCACTAGGAACGGGGTGCGGCCGTGGTGCCGCGCACCACCAGCGAAGGGTGGAGCAGGTGCCGCATCGGCTCGTCGCGTTCGCCGCGGACCCGTTCGAGCAGCGACTCGACCGCGAGCCTGCCCAGTTCCAGGCGTGGCTGGTCCACCGTGGTCAGCCAGACGTGGCGCAGCGCGGCCAGCGAGGTGTTGTCGTAGCCGACCACGGAAACGTCCTCCGGCACCCGGAATCCGGCTTCCTCGAAGGCCGAGATGACGCCGACGGCGTTGAAGTCGTTGCCCGCGACCACCGCGGTGGGCAGTTCGCGGGAGTCCACCGAGCTGAGCAGCTCCCGCACCGCCTTCTCGCCCGCGGTGTCGGTGTGCTCGCTGCGCACGATCCGGGGTTCGAGGCCGTGGCGCGCCATCGCGGCGCGATAACCCCGGCGCCGGGCGGCGGCGCTGGCCGCGGACCCGCCGTCGAAGTGCACGATCCGCCGGTGCCCGCGATCGACCAGGTGGTCCACCGCCAGCGCCACCCCCGCCGTGCCGTCGTCGTTCACCGTATCCACAGTGGACAGGCGCGAAGTGCGCGAGACCAGCACCAGCGGGCACTGTTCGGCGGCCTTTTCCACGGCGGCGGCGGAAAGCACCGGCGAAAGCAGGATGACTCCCGCTGGGCGGAAGGACAGCAAACTGCGCAGGGCGGCTTGTTCGCGCGCCGGACTGCGCGATCCGGTGTTCAGGATGAGGTTGAAACCGGCGGCCTGCGCGGCCGAATCCAGGCCTTCCACCACATCGGCGAAAAAGGCGTTCCGCAGGTCGGAAACCATCACGCCGAGCACCGTGGAGGTGCGGCTGGCCAGCGATCTCGCCATCACGTGCGGCTGGTAGCCCAGCTCGTCGGCCGCTTTCAGCACCGCCGTGCGGCGTTGTTCGCTGACCTTCGGCGAATTGCGCATGACCAGCGAAACCAGTGCTCGCGAAACACCGGCCCGCGCGGCCACGTCCTCCATCGTTGGTCGGACCACCGCAGCCTCCCGCCCCCCTTGACACCAATGACAGCGAGGCTACACGATTAGAGCGCTCTAACCAATAGCACGATGTGACAATCCGCCCCCGCCAGATTGGTGTCACCGATGACAATCGATCCGGATTTCAAGATCGCCGCGGCGCCGATCTCCTGGGGGGTGTGCGAAGTCCCCGGCTGGGGCCGGGTGCTCGACGCCCCGTTGGTGCTCGGGCAGATGGCCGAACTCGGCGTGAAGGCCACCGAACTCGGCCCACCCGGTTACCTGCCAAGGGATCCGGCGGAGTTGCGCACCCTGCTCGGGGCGCACGATCTTCGCCTGATCGGCGGTTTCCTCGCGGTGGCTCTGCACTCCGACGCGGACGGCGCGGTGGCCGCGGCGGAGGAGTCCGCGGCCCTGTTCGCCGCCTGCGGGGCCGAGGTGCTCGTGCTCGCCGCGGCCACCGGGCTGGACGGGTACGACGACCGTCCCGAGTTGACCGCCGCCGAATGGCGCACGCTCATCGACACGGCGGCCAGGATCCGGGACACTGCCGCAGCGCACGGTTTGCGCACCGTTCTGCACCCGCACGTGGGGACGCATGTGGAGACCGAGGCCGAGGTGGAGAGGTTCATCGCCGACTCCGACCTGCCGTTGTGCCTGGACACCGGGCACCTGCTCATCGGCGGCACCGATCCGGTCGCGCTGGCCAAGCGCTTCCCGGACCGGATCGGCCACCTGCACCTCAAGGACGTCCGCGCGGATCTCGCCGAACGCGTGCGCACCGGCGAACTGGCCTACACCGAGGCCGTCGGCCAGGGGATCTACGTCCCGCTCGGCGAAGGGGACGTGGACATCGAGGCCATGGTGCGGTTCGTCCACGAGGCGGGCTACACCGGCTGGTACGTCCTCGAACAGGACACCGCACTCGGCCCGGACAGCGCGGACGGCGTCCCGAAGCGGGACACCGCGCGCAGCCTGGCCCAGCTCGACAAGATCGTCAGCCGGTTGGCGGCTGCGTAGGGCGAACAGCGAGGATTCGACAATGACGTCCAATCGCGCAAGCAGGGTGGGCCTCGTGCTCGCGGGGGCAGCGCTGCTGCTCGCCGCGTGCACCGGGCCGGCCGCGGAGGATCCGGCCGCGGGCAGCGGCCAGGAGGTGCCCGCCGAGACCGGCCCGTTCCGGATCGCGGTCATCTCGCACGGCACCGCGGGCGACGCCTTCTGGAACGTGGTCAAGAACGGCGCCGAGGACGCGGGCCGCGAGCTCGACGTGCCGGTCGAGTACAACTCCGACGGGGACCCCGGCAACCAGGCCAAGCTGATCGACAACGCGGTCGCGCAGCGCGTCGGCGGTCTGGTGGTCTCCATGCAGAATCCCGAGGCGGTGCGGCCGTCGATCGAGAACGCGGTCCGGGCGGGCATCCCGGTGGTCACCATCAACTCCGGCGAGGAGCAGAGCGCGGCCTACGGTGCGCTGACCCACATCGGGCAGAGCGAGGGCGTCGCCGGTGAGCAGGCCGGCCGGAAGTTCAAGGAGGCGGGCAAGACCAAGCTGCTCTGCGTGATCCACGAAGCCGGCAACATCGGGCAGAACCAGCGCTGCGACGGCGCCGCCCGCGGGTTCGGTTCGGCCGAACGGTTGCAGGTGGACATCAGCAACCCGACCGACGCGCAGGCCCGCATCCGCGGCGCGGTGCAGACCGACCCGTCGATCGACGCGGTGCTCACGCTGAACTCCCAGGTGGCCGCGAACGCGGTGAACGCGGTGGAGCAGGTGCAGTCGAAGGCCCAGGTGGCCACCTTCGACCTGAACGCCGACGTGGTCTCCGCGATCAAGACCGGCGACGTGCTCTTCGCGGTGGACCAGCAGCAGTACGAGCAGGGCTACCTGCCGATCGTCTTCCTCAAGCTGTACCGGGACAACCGGAACGTGGTCGGCGGCGGCCGGCCGGTGCTGACCGGACCCGACCTCGTCGACAAGTCCACTGTGGACCAGATCGGCGCCTACGTGGAACGGGGTACCCGATGACCACGACCACCCTCGACGAACGCGTGGGCCGCACCCGGCTGGCGGACCGGCTGGTGGTGCGCCCCGAACTCGGCGCGCTGCTCGGTGCCGTGGTGGTTTTCGCCTTCTTCAGCATCACCGCGGACCAGTTCCTCACCGGCGACGGCGTGGCCACCTGGCTGGACGACGCCTCCACGCTCGGCATCATGGCGGTGGCCGTCTCGCTGCTGATGATCGGCGGCGAGTTCGACCTCTCGGCGGGCGTGATGACCGCGTCCACCGCGCTGGTCACCGCGATACTGGCCACCCAGGCCGGCTGGAACGTCTGGCTGGCGCTGCTGGCCTCGCTGGTGTTCGCGCTCGGGGTCGGTGCCTTCAACGGCTGGCTGGTGATGCGCACCGGGCTGCCCAGCTTCATCGTCACCCTGGGCACCTTCCTCGCCCTGCAGGGGCTGAATCTCGGCGTGACACGGCTGGTCACCGGGACCGTGCAGGTCTCCGGCATGCGTGCCGCCGACGGCTACGCCTCCTCGGGCTTCGTGTTCGCCTCCACCGTGGAGATCGGCGGCACCAAGTTCCAGATCTCCATCCTGTGGTGGATCGGGTTCGCCGCGGTGGCGGCCTGGCTGCTGCTGCGCACCCGGTTCGGCAACTGGATCTTCGCCGTCGGCGGGTCCGCGGTCAGCTCGCGCGCGGTCGGCGTGCCGGTCAAGCGGACGAAGATCCTGCTGTTCATGGGCACCGCGCTGGCGGGCTGGCTGGTCGGCTCGATCAACATCCTGCGCTTCGCCAGCGTGCAGGCCAACCAGGGGATCGGGCTGGAACTGCAGTTCATCATCGCCGCGGTGGTCGGCGGCTGCCTGCTCACCGGCGGCTTCGGCTCGGCGATCGGGGCCGCGATCGGCGCGCTGATCTTCGGCATGGCCCGCCAGGGCATCGTGTTCGCGCGGTGGGACAGCGACTGGTTCATGTTGT
Proteins encoded:
- a CDS encoding ABC transporter permease is translated as MTTTTLDERVGRTRLADRLVVRPELGALLGAVVVFAFFSITADQFLTGDGVATWLDDASTLGIMAVAVSLLMIGGEFDLSAGVMTASTALVTAILATQAGWNVWLALLASLVFALGVGAFNGWLVMRTGLPSFIVTLGTFLALQGLNLGVTRLVTGTVQVSGMRAADGYASSGFVFASTVEIGGTKFQISILWWIGFAAVAAWLLLRTRFGNWIFAVGGSAVSSRAVGVPVKRTKILLFMGTALAGWLVGSINILRFASVQANQGIGLELQFIIAAVVGGCLLTGGFGSAIGAAIGALIFGMARQGIVFARWDSDWFMLFLGVMLLAAVLVNNTFRRRAERVRR
- a CDS encoding Gfo/Idh/MocA family oxidoreductase, which gives rise to MRLGLAGTGRIGSAHADILRQLPAVTSVVVADADTERARATAAKLEVEAAGSIDELFTAGLDGVVIAAATDAHPELIIRGVSAGLPVFCEKPVAGDVAGTRAVVDRVAETEVPVQIGFQRRFDPGYAAARRAVTAGELGWLHTLRATTLDPAPPPAEYVPGSGGLFRDCGVHDFDIIRWVTGHEVTEVFAFGGNRGAEFFAAAGDVDTAAVVLTMDDGTLATVSLTRYNAAGYDVRLEVLGSAGSIAVGMDERLPLTSAEEGVAWPSGPAYPGFMERFRASYVRELEAFTEVVAGRIPSPCTVGDALAAFHIAEACDLSRRENRPVRLTP
- a CDS encoding amidohydrolase family protein — encoded protein: MELGTIGLPEIIDAWMQQPGARFMAEPWLDSVLRWTGTARMAPPLQATLSEMDTAGVRAGLLSAWYSPRGPLITNDEVAEVVERYPARFAGIASVDLADPMGAVREIRRCVRDLGFVGVRVVPWLWNLPPNDRRYYPVYVACVELGVPFCTQLGHTGPLCPSEPGRPIPYLDEVLLDFPELVVVGGHVGFPWLNEVLSLAMKYPNFHIDTSAYALHRLPGELAEYARGRGRTRVLFGSNYPMITPGDCLKQLDKLELGAEAKELFLGGNARRIFNLQL
- a CDS encoding LacI family DNA-binding transcriptional regulator, giving the protein MVRPTMEDVAARAGVSRALVSLVMRNSPKVSEQRRTAVLKAADELGYQPHVMARSLASRTSTVLGVMVSDLRNAFFADVVEGLDSAAQAAGFNLILNTGSRSPAREQAALRSLLSFRPAGVILLSPVLSAAAVEKAAEQCPLVLVSRTSRLSTVDTVNDDGTAGVALAVDHLVDRGHRRIVHFDGGSAASAAARRRGYRAAMARHGLEPRIVRSEHTDTAGEKAVRELLSSVDSRELPTAVVAGNDFNAVGVISAFEEAGFRVPEDVSVVGYDNTSLAALRHVWLTTVDQPRLELGRLAVESLLERVRGERDEPMRHLLHPSLVVRGTTAAPRS
- a CDS encoding sugar phosphate isomerase/epimerase, producing the protein MTIDPDFKIAAAPISWGVCEVPGWGRVLDAPLVLGQMAELGVKATELGPPGYLPRDPAELRTLLGAHDLRLIGGFLAVALHSDADGAVAAAEESAALFAACGAEVLVLAAATGLDGYDDRPELTAAEWRTLIDTAARIRDTAAAHGLRTVLHPHVGTHVETEAEVERFIADSDLPLCLDTGHLLIGGTDPVALAKRFPDRIGHLHLKDVRADLAERVRTGELAYTEAVGQGIYVPLGEGDVDIEAMVRFVHEAGYTGWYVLEQDTALGPDSADGVPKRDTARSLAQLDKIVSRLAAA
- a CDS encoding sugar ABC transporter substrate-binding protein; the encoded protein is MTSNRASRVGLVLAGAALLLAACTGPAAEDPAAGSGQEVPAETGPFRIAVISHGTAGDAFWNVVKNGAEDAGRELDVPVEYNSDGDPGNQAKLIDNAVAQRVGGLVVSMQNPEAVRPSIENAVRAGIPVVTINSGEEQSAAYGALTHIGQSEGVAGEQAGRKFKEAGKTKLLCVIHEAGNIGQNQRCDGAARGFGSAERLQVDISNPTDAQARIRGAVQTDPSIDAVLTLNSQVAANAVNAVEQVQSKAQVATFDLNADVVSAIKTGDVLFAVDQQQYEQGYLPIVFLKLYRDNRNVVGGGRPVLTGPDLVDKSTVDQIGAYVERGTR